A portion of the Ricinus communis isolate WT05 ecotype wild-type chromosome 10, ASM1957865v1, whole genome shotgun sequence genome contains these proteins:
- the LOC8285725 gene encoding respiratory burst oxidase homolog protein D isoform X1 yields the protein MRKETTTTDPHQGKGTYYFSDNTSDTESIASDRTAFSGPLGVGVGAPLHKKRSSKKSARFNLPPETSSAGVEDPSSSYVEITLDIRDDSVAVHSVQGANYEDPDLALLAKRTLENKSTSLFRNTSSHIKQELKRFASLSRRPSAAKRFDRTKSAAAHALKGLKFIAAKTGSSANGWSSVEKRFQQLTVNTDGLLHCSLFGECIGMNKDSKEFAGELFRALARKHNINGDSINKAQLKDFWDQISDESFDSRLQIFFDMVDRDADGRITEEEVTEIISLSASANKLSNIQKQAKEYAALIMEELDPDNAGYIMIYNLETLLLQAPNQSVRIGDSRVLSQLLSQKLKPTQETNPLKKWYQKAKYFFLDNWQRVWIMALWLGIVAGLFSYKFVQYRNKAVFEVMGYCVCIAKGGAETLKFNMALILLPVCRNTITWLRNKTKLGVAVPFDDNLNFHKVIAVGIAIGIGLHAGAHLTCDFPRLLHATEEEYEPMEPYFGEDQPENYWWFVKGVEGVTGIIMVVLMAIAFTLATPWFRRNKLNLPKPLKKLTGFNAFWYSHHLFVIVYALLIVHGIYLYLTKTWYHKTTWMYLAVPIILYACERLIRAFRSRIKSVKILKVAVYPGNVLALHMSKPQGFKYKSGQYMFVNCAAVSPFEWHPFSITSAPGDDYLSVHIRTLGDWTRQLKTVFSEVCKPPTAGKSGLLRAEGNNPGFPKILIDGPYGAPAQDYKKYDVVLLVGLGIGATPMISIVKDIINNMEEDDGELESGRATAANNNNSSNNRTRKAYFYWVTREQGSFEWFKGIMNEVAEMDDKGVIELHNYCTSVYEEGDARSALIAMLQSLHHAKNGVDVVSGTRVKSHFAKPNWRQVYKKIALHHPDARIGVFYCGAPALTKELRQLALDFSHKTSTKFDFHKENF from the exons atgagGAAAGAAACCACAACTACTGATCCTCATCAGGGCAAAGgcacttattatttttcagatAACACCTCGGACACTGAGAGCATTGCCAGCGATCGAACTGCCTTTAGCGGTCCTCTTGGAGTTGGAGTTGGAGCTCCTCTCCACAAAAAACGTTCCTCAAAGAAGAGCGCAAGGTTCAATCTTCCACCCGAAACCTCCTCTGCCGGTGTCGAGGATCCATCCAGCTCCTATGTAGAGATTACTCTTGACATTCGCGACGACTCTGTGGCGGTTCACAGCGTCCAGGGGGCTAATTATGAGGACCCAGATTTGGCGTTGCTTGCAAAGAGGACTCTCGAGAACAAGTCTACTTCCCTGTTTCGAAACACCTCTTCCCATATAAAGCAGGAGCTCAAACGTTTTGCTTCCCTGTCAAGGAGACCTTCTGCCGCTAAAAGGTTTGATAGAACAAAGTCAGCTGCTGCTCATGCCCTGAAGGGCCTCAAGTTCATCGCCGCAAAAACTGGATCTTCTGCAAATGGATGGTCTTCTGTTGAAAAGAGATTTCAACAACTTACTGTTAATACTGATGGTCTCCTTCACTGTTCCTTGTTCGGTGAATGCATAG GCATGAACAAGGATTCAAAGGAATTTGCTGGTGAATTATTTCGCGCGCTTGCTCGGAAGCATAACATAAATGGTGATTCTATTAACAAGGCACAGCTAAAAGATTTCTGGGACCAGATCTCTGATGAAAGCTTCGATTCCCGGCTCCAAATATTCTTTGACAT GGTGGACAGAGACGCTGACGGAAGAATCACAGAAGAAGAAGTAACAGAG ATTATCAGTTTAAGTGCTTCTGCAAACAAGCTCTCCAACATTCAGAAACAAGCCAAGGAATACGCTGCCCtaattatggaagaattagACCCAGATAATGCTGGATACATCATG ATTTATAATCTAGAAACACTACTACTGCAAGCTCCAAACCAATCTGTCAGAATTGGAGATAGCCGAGTTTTGAGTCAACTACTGAGTCAGAAACTCAAGCCTACACAAGAGACCAATCCATTAAAAAAATGGTATCAAAAGGCCAAGTACTTTTTCTTAGATAACTGGCAGAGAGTGTGGATCATGGCATTGTGGCTGGGAATCGTAGCTGGTTTATTTAGTTACAAGTTTGTACAGTACCGAAATAAGGCTGTATTCGAGGTAATGGGCTACTGTGTTTGCATTGCCAAAGGAGGGGCAGAGACACTTAAATTCAATATGGCCTTGATTTTACTGCCTGTCTGTCGGAACACCATTACTTGGCTCAGAAACAAGACTAAGTTGGGAGTGGCTGTGCCTTTCGACGACAATCTCAATTTCCACAAG GTGATTGCCGTTGGAATTGCCATTGGGATTGGGCTACATGCAGGTGCGCATTTAACTTGTGATTTTCCACGGCTTCTCCATGCCACTGAAGAGGAATACGAGCCTATGGAGCCTTATTTTGGGGAAGACCAACCCGAAAACTACTGGTGGTTTGTAAAAGGGGTGGAGGGGGTCACAGGAATTATAATGGTAGTCCTAATGGCTATAGCCTTCACACTAGCCACTCCTTGGTTTAGGCGTAACAAGCTCAATCTTCCCAAACCCCTCAAGAAACTAACAGGTTTCAATGCCTTCTGGTATTCTCATCATCTCTTCGTAATTGTCTACGCTCTCCTCATTGTCCATGGTATTTACCTCTACCTCACCAAGACATGGTATCATAAAACG ACATGGATGTATCTAGCAGTGCCCATAATCCTTTATGCATGTGAGAGGTTGATCAGGGCATTTAGATCACGAATCAAGTCCGTTAAGATTCTCAAG GTTGCTGTATATCCGGGAAATGTCCTAGCATTGCACATGTCAAAGCCACAAGGCTTCAAATATAAGAGTGGACAGTACATGTTTGTCAACTGCGCTGCAGTTTCTCCCTTCGAATG GCATCCATTTTCTATCACATCAGCACCAGGAGATGACTACCTCAGTGTGCATATTCGAACTTTGGGTGACTGGACCCGCCAGCTCAAAACTGTTTTTTCTGAG GTTTGTAAGCCTCCAACTGCTGGTAAGAGTGGACTGCTCAGAGCTGAGGGAAACAATCCTGG GTTTCCAAAGATATTGATAGACGGACCGTACGGAGCTCCAGCACAGGACTACAAAAAATACGACGTGGTGCTGTTGGTAGGGCTAGGGATAGGGGCTACACCCATGATTAGCATTGTGAAGGACATCATTAATAACATGGAGGAAGATGATGGTGAGTTAGAGAGTGGGAGAGCGACAGCTGCAAATAACAACAATAGCAGTAACAACAGGACGAGGAAAGCCTACTTCTATTGGGTGACGAGGGAACAAGGTTCATTCGAGTGGTTCAAAGGGATAATGAACGAGGTTGCAGAAATGGATGATAAGGGGGTGATAGAGCTGCACAACTACTGCACCAGCGTGTATGAAGAAGGAGACGCCAGGTCAGCCCTGATTGCAATGCTTCAGTCGCTCCACCATGCCAAAAACGGTGTCGATGTTGTTTCGGGGACAAGGGTCAAATCCCACTTTGCCAAGCCGAATTGGCGGCAAGTCTACAAGAAAATTGCACTCCACCATCCTGATGCAAGAATTG GAGTTTTCTACTGTGGGGCACCAGCACTAACAAAAGAGCTAAGACAACTAGCTTTGGACTTCTCCCACAAGACCTCCACTAAGTTCGATTTTCACAAGGAGAACTTTTAA
- the LOC8285725 gene encoding respiratory burst oxidase homolog protein D isoform X2, whose translation MRKETTTTDPHQGKGTYYFSDNTSDTESIASDRTAFSGPLGVGVGAPLHKKRSSKKSARFNLPPETSSAGVEDPSSSYVEITLDIRDDSVAVHSVQGANYEDPDLALLAKRTLENKSTSLFRNTSSHIKQELKRFASLSRRPSAAKRFDRTKSAAAHALKGLKFIAAKTGSSANGWSSVEKRFQQLTVNTDGLLHCSLFGECIGMNKDSKEFAGELFRALARKHNINGDSINKAQLKDFWDQISDESFDSRLQIFFDMVDRDADGRITEEEVTEIISLSASANKLSNIQKQAKEYAALIMEELDPDNAGYIMIYNLETLLLQAPNQSVRIGDSRVLSQLLSQKLKPTQETNPLKKWYQKAKYFFLDNWQRVWIMALWLGIVAGLFSYKFVQYRNKAVFEVMGYCVCIAKGGAETLKFNMALILLPVCRNTITWLRNKTKLGVAVPFDDNLNFHKVIAVGIAIGIGLHAGAHLTCDFPRLLHATEEEYEPMEPYFGEDQPENYWWFVKGVEGVTGIIMVVLMAIAFTLATPWFRRNKLNLPKPLKKLTGFNAFWYSHHLFVIVYALLIVHGIYLYLTKTWYHKTTWMYLAVPIILYACERLIRAFRSRIKSVKILKVAVYPGNVLALHMSKPQGFKYKSGQYMFVNCAAVSPFEWHPFSITSAPGDDYLSVHIRTLGDWTRQLKTVFSEVCKPPTAGKSGLLRAEGNNPGKI comes from the exons atgagGAAAGAAACCACAACTACTGATCCTCATCAGGGCAAAGgcacttattatttttcagatAACACCTCGGACACTGAGAGCATTGCCAGCGATCGAACTGCCTTTAGCGGTCCTCTTGGAGTTGGAGTTGGAGCTCCTCTCCACAAAAAACGTTCCTCAAAGAAGAGCGCAAGGTTCAATCTTCCACCCGAAACCTCCTCTGCCGGTGTCGAGGATCCATCCAGCTCCTATGTAGAGATTACTCTTGACATTCGCGACGACTCTGTGGCGGTTCACAGCGTCCAGGGGGCTAATTATGAGGACCCAGATTTGGCGTTGCTTGCAAAGAGGACTCTCGAGAACAAGTCTACTTCCCTGTTTCGAAACACCTCTTCCCATATAAAGCAGGAGCTCAAACGTTTTGCTTCCCTGTCAAGGAGACCTTCTGCCGCTAAAAGGTTTGATAGAACAAAGTCAGCTGCTGCTCATGCCCTGAAGGGCCTCAAGTTCATCGCCGCAAAAACTGGATCTTCTGCAAATGGATGGTCTTCTGTTGAAAAGAGATTTCAACAACTTACTGTTAATACTGATGGTCTCCTTCACTGTTCCTTGTTCGGTGAATGCATAG GCATGAACAAGGATTCAAAGGAATTTGCTGGTGAATTATTTCGCGCGCTTGCTCGGAAGCATAACATAAATGGTGATTCTATTAACAAGGCACAGCTAAAAGATTTCTGGGACCAGATCTCTGATGAAAGCTTCGATTCCCGGCTCCAAATATTCTTTGACAT GGTGGACAGAGACGCTGACGGAAGAATCACAGAAGAAGAAGTAACAGAG ATTATCAGTTTAAGTGCTTCTGCAAACAAGCTCTCCAACATTCAGAAACAAGCCAAGGAATACGCTGCCCtaattatggaagaattagACCCAGATAATGCTGGATACATCATG ATTTATAATCTAGAAACACTACTACTGCAAGCTCCAAACCAATCTGTCAGAATTGGAGATAGCCGAGTTTTGAGTCAACTACTGAGTCAGAAACTCAAGCCTACACAAGAGACCAATCCATTAAAAAAATGGTATCAAAAGGCCAAGTACTTTTTCTTAGATAACTGGCAGAGAGTGTGGATCATGGCATTGTGGCTGGGAATCGTAGCTGGTTTATTTAGTTACAAGTTTGTACAGTACCGAAATAAGGCTGTATTCGAGGTAATGGGCTACTGTGTTTGCATTGCCAAAGGAGGGGCAGAGACACTTAAATTCAATATGGCCTTGATTTTACTGCCTGTCTGTCGGAACACCATTACTTGGCTCAGAAACAAGACTAAGTTGGGAGTGGCTGTGCCTTTCGACGACAATCTCAATTTCCACAAG GTGATTGCCGTTGGAATTGCCATTGGGATTGGGCTACATGCAGGTGCGCATTTAACTTGTGATTTTCCACGGCTTCTCCATGCCACTGAAGAGGAATACGAGCCTATGGAGCCTTATTTTGGGGAAGACCAACCCGAAAACTACTGGTGGTTTGTAAAAGGGGTGGAGGGGGTCACAGGAATTATAATGGTAGTCCTAATGGCTATAGCCTTCACACTAGCCACTCCTTGGTTTAGGCGTAACAAGCTCAATCTTCCCAAACCCCTCAAGAAACTAACAGGTTTCAATGCCTTCTGGTATTCTCATCATCTCTTCGTAATTGTCTACGCTCTCCTCATTGTCCATGGTATTTACCTCTACCTCACCAAGACATGGTATCATAAAACG ACATGGATGTATCTAGCAGTGCCCATAATCCTTTATGCATGTGAGAGGTTGATCAGGGCATTTAGATCACGAATCAAGTCCGTTAAGATTCTCAAG GTTGCTGTATATCCGGGAAATGTCCTAGCATTGCACATGTCAAAGCCACAAGGCTTCAAATATAAGAGTGGACAGTACATGTTTGTCAACTGCGCTGCAGTTTCTCCCTTCGAATG GCATCCATTTTCTATCACATCAGCACCAGGAGATGACTACCTCAGTGTGCATATTCGAACTTTGGGTGACTGGACCCGCCAGCTCAAAACTGTTTTTTCTGAG GTTTGTAAGCCTCCAACTGCTGGTAAGAGTGGACTGCTCAGAGCTGAGGGAAACAATCCTGG CAAAATCTAA